The Erythrolamprus reginae isolate rEryReg1 chromosome 5, rEryReg1.hap1, whole genome shotgun sequence genome window below encodes:
- the SLC25A16 gene encoding solute carrier family 25 member 16: MATEATAAAGPGARLPSTPTQRDFYWLRSLVAGGVAGCCAKSTIAPLDRVKILLQAHNHHYKHLGVISTLCAVPKKEGFLGYYKGNGAMMIRIFPYGAIQFTAFGQYKKVIKNKLGISSHIHRLMAGSLAGITAVICTYPLDMVRARLAFQVKGDHHKYRGIIHAFKTIYTKEGGMQGFYRGLMPTIVGMAPYAGFSFFTFGTLKSVGLAQAPTLLGRPCLDNPDVLVLKTHVNLLCGGIAGAIAQTISYPLDVTRRRMQLGAILPDSEKCCTMIQTLKYVYGNHGIRRGLYRGLSLNYIRCIPSQAVAFTTYEFMRQFLHLN; this comes from the exons ATGGCCACCGAAGCCACCGCCGCCGCGGGACCCGGCGCCCGCTTGCCCTCGACGCCAACCCAGCGAGATTTCTACTGGCTGCGCTCCTTGGTGGCCGGAG gtGTTGCTGGATGTTGTGCCAAGTCAACCATTGCACCATTAGACCGAGTAAAGATTTTGTTGCAAGCTCACAATCATCATTATAAACATCTAG GTGTGATCTCTACACTTTGTGCTGTACCGAAGAAAGAAGGCTTCTTAGGATactataaaggaaatggagcaatgATGATTCGAATCTTTCCATACGGTGCCATTCAGTTTACAGCATTTGGCCAGTATAAAAAG GTGATAAAGAACAAGCTTGGCATTTCTAGTCATATTCATCGGTTAATGGCTGGATCCTTAGCAG GTATAACAGCAGTGATCTGTACGTACCCCCTTGATATGGTGAGAGCCCGGCTGGCATTCCAAGTAAAAGGGGATCATCATAAGTACAGGGGAATTATTCATGCATTCAAGACCATTTACACCAAG GAAGGTGGCATGCAAGGATTTTATCGGGGACTTATGCCAACAATAGTCGGAATGGCTCCATATGCGG gtTTCTCATTTTTTACCTTTGGTACCTTAAAGAGTGTGGGACTTGCTCAAGCGCCTACCCTGCTCGGGAGGCCTTGCTTAGATAATCCTGATGTCTTAGTTTTGAAAACTCATGTAAATTTGCTGTGTGGTGGCATAGCTGGAGCCATAGCACAAACAATATC ATACCCTCTAGATGTCACTCGTAGACGAATGCAGTTGGGAGCCATACTTCCTGATTCTGAAAAATGTTG CACAATGATCCAAACGTTGAAGTATGTTTATGGAAACCATGGAATACGAAGGGGATTGTACCGTGGATTATCATTGAATTACATCCGTTGTATACCTTCTCAAGCTGTTGCCTTCACCACTTACGAATTTATGAGGCAGTTTTTACACCTTAATTAa